A single window of Balaenoptera ricei isolate mBalRic1 chromosome 15, mBalRic1.hap2, whole genome shotgun sequence DNA harbors:
- the CHCHD2 gene encoding coiled-coil-helix-coiled-coil-helix domain-containing protein 2, giving the protein MPRGSRSRTSRVAPPASRAPQMRTAPRPAPAAQPPAVAPPSAVGSPAAAPRQPGLMAQMATTAAGVAVGSAVGHTLGHAITGGFGGGSNAEPSRPDITYQEPQGTQLAQQQQNGPCSFEVKQFLECAQNQGDLKLCEGFSEVLKQCRLANGLA; this is encoded by the exons ATGCCTCGTGGAAGCCGAAGCCGCACTTCCCGCGTAGCCCCTCCGGCCAG CCGGGCACCTCAGATGAGAACTGCGCCCAGGCCAGCGCCCGCAGCTCAGCCACCAGCAGTGGCTCCACCATCTGCCGTTGGCTCCCCTGCTGCTGCTCCCCGGCAGCCAGGTCTGATGGCCCAGATGGCAACCACTGCAGCCGGCGTGGCTGTGGGTTCTGCCGTCGGCCACACTCTGGGTCATGCCATCACTGGTGGCTTCGGTGGAGGAAGTAATGCTGAGCCCTCAAGGCCTGACATCACTTACCAG GAGCCTCAGGGAACCCAGCTGGCACAGCAGCAGCAGAATGGCCCATGCTCTTTTGAGGTGAAACAGTTTTTGGAGTGTGCCCAGAACCAGGGTGACCTTAAGCTTTGTGAAGGTTTCAGTGAGGTGCTGAAACAGTGCAGATTGGCGAACG GGTTAGCTTAA
- the NUPR2 gene encoding nuclear protein 2, giving the protein MDPAFPGVQGQAQPPPPEAWPLVGSEEELYDCPDYYYLRDFPACGAGRSKGRTRRERELRTNWWVPGGHERRIAQKLLNGQRKRRQRQLQPRPRTRLA; this is encoded by the coding sequence ATGGACCCGGCCTTTCCCGGTGTCCAGGGTCAGGCCCAGCCGCCGCCACCCGAAGCGTGGCCGCTGGTTGGCTCCGAGGAGGAGCTCTATGACTGTCCGGATTACTACTACCTGCGCGACTTCCCGGCCTGCGGGGCCGGGCGCAGCAAGGGCCGGACGCGGCGCGAGCGGGAACTGCGCACCAACTGGTGGGTGCCCGGCGGCCACGAGCGCAGGATCGCGCAGAAGCTCCTCAACGGCCAGCGCAAGCGTCGCCAGCGCCAGCTGCAGCCCCGGCCGCGCACCCGTCTCGCCTGA